A window from Acidimicrobiia bacterium encodes these proteins:
- a CDS encoding carboxylate-amine ligase codes for RPYGYAVIASSTHPFGIWRDQLTTPKERYEGLARDLQAVLRRLVICGMHVHVGIEDQDLRIDLMNQITYFVPHLYALSTSSPFWAGENTGMKSYRKSVFKALPRTGLPPEFTSYGEYERHVDALVGPGVIEDGTKLWWDVRPSARYPTLELRIADVCTDINDALTIAGLYLALLSMLYRRRRENQKWRHYASILIDENIWRAQRYGASGSLIDFGLGELVDFPDLVEELLELVGPDLDELDCRRFVEHARTIAARGTSADRQLEVYDRAIEAGASVDEAFRDVVDMLIDLTETGLTPIA; via the coding sequence CCGTCCGTATGGATACGCGGTTATCGCCTCCTCGACGCACCCTTTTGGCATTTGGCGGGACCAGCTCACGACGCCGAAGGAGCGGTACGAGGGTCTGGCCCGCGACCTGCAAGCCGTGCTGCGGCGACTGGTTATTTGCGGCATGCATGTGCATGTGGGGATCGAAGACCAGGACCTGCGTATCGACCTGATGAACCAGATCACCTATTTCGTTCCTCACCTTTATGCCCTTTCGACGTCGTCCCCGTTCTGGGCGGGTGAGAACACGGGTATGAAGAGCTACCGCAAGTCCGTATTCAAAGCTCTTCCCCGAACCGGACTGCCTCCCGAATTCACCAGCTATGGGGAGTATGAGCGCCATGTCGATGCCCTCGTCGGACCTGGTGTAATCGAGGACGGAACCAAACTGTGGTGGGACGTTCGCCCCTCCGCCCGCTATCCGACCCTCGAACTGCGCATCGCCGATGTCTGCACCGACATCAACGATGCCCTGACGATCGCCGGCCTCTATCTGGCGTTGCTTTCGATGCTGTACCGACGTCGCCGAGAAAACCAGAAGTGGCGACATTACGCCTCGATTCTCATCGATGAGAACATCTGGCGAGCCCAGCGGTACGGAGCGTCGGGCAGCCTGATCGATTTCGGTCTGGGCGAACTGGTTGACTTTCCCGACCTGGTGGAGGAGCTACTTGAGCTGGTCGGACCCGATCTGGACGAATTGGATTGTCGTCGTTTTGTCGAACATGCCAGGACCATTGCCGCTCGCGGGACGAGCGCTGACCGGCAGTTAGAGGTCTACGACCGGGCCATCGAGGCTGGAGCATCGGTTGATGAGGCGTTCCGGGA